The Argiope bruennichi chromosome 9, qqArgBrue1.1, whole genome shotgun sequence genome contains a region encoding:
- the LOC129984417 gene encoding E3 UFM1-protein ligase 1-like — protein MSAAWDEVKRLAADFQRAQLSSTVQRLSERNCIEIVKKLIESKLIDVIFTTDGKEYLTPARLLKEIRDELYVHGGRINLVDLAQIIGVDFNHVETKASEFLNSEPNTCMVLGQLITTDYLDHLAEEVNEKLHQSGEISVAEITKQYDLPGDFLEQVLHERLGTIIQGQVDSSDSRTLFTDSYVAQHTAKIRGALSALTRPVPLSNIISHFKFPEKLFYRVAEDLIKEGRLAGSISGGRSERAIFIPDIYAVSQSEWINSFYKQNGYLEYDAVARLGILDPKTYLKKMFKNEGLTYLTTCCVGKSIISQIEAALDEALNSGTWVDILPILPSVFTSEDCHGLIGAVTKNIAKQGSVVHVYGDGILVSDPLIQTCEKSFDALMETKAKEDIAKRPHLFNVQQSSKTPSKKETSKSKQDRKEDKKKKSTSVGKSGGGTQGRETKTKNVKKKYFTAHEADDMDYEEEVSVKTASLELDFISTDEMQDHLRKIECLKEAPDELVSILIDELHKPLTKKYREVAKNLYDATIASTGSSRRKQHSDYQEKFSTLLGHIVMFEKAIKLFSDDVSSQLCKHLQKTLCSDLTNAVVLYLAHEHGIQGCPDSEASLALEQRQKIINKFPEEIQKPLSKLHSSLNAKSLEDFHSSIDVALGVGICDMIIRRPDKKKERLILANHRQSLLSQLNEAEDPALCLHLAALLIFQSHTHTMLHASGKFVPHIIGFLQRQLPNDLYQLLATYQESVIKKLTPNENEEEKRANETVLMETMPKIKEAAITYKKGSISESEN, from the exons ATGTCTGCTGCCTGGGACGAAGTGAAACGTTTAGCAGCTGATTTTCAGCGTGCTCAATTAAGTTCCACTGTACAGCG cTTATCTGAAAGAAATTGCattgaaatagtaaaaaagtTAATTGAATCTAAGTTAATTGATGTGATTTTCACAACTGATGGTAAAGAATATCTGACACCTGCAAGACTTTTGAAGGAAATCAGAGATGAACTTTATGTTCATGGAG GGCGCATCAATTTAGTGGATCTTGCTCAGATAATTGGAGTCGATTTCAATCATGTGGAAACCAAAGCAAGTGAATTTCTTAATAGTGAACCTAATACATGCATGGTATTGGGACAGCTCATCACAAC CGACTATTTGGACCATCTTGCTGAAGAAGTTAATGAAAAGCTCCATCAGTCTGGGGAAATCAGTGTGGCTGAAATCACTAAGCAGTATGATTTACCAGGAGATTTTCTGGAGCAG GTTTTGCATGAAAGATTAGGAACAATTATCCAAGGGCAGGTGGATAGTAGTGACTCTAGAACTTTGTTCACAGACTCGTATGTTGCTCAACATACAGCTAAAATTAGAGGTGCCTTATCAGCCTTAACAAG ACCTGTACCTCTCTCAAATATAATCAGTCACTTCAAGTTTCCAGAGAAACTGTTCTACC GTGTAGCTGAAGATTTAATAAAGGAAGGAAGGCTTGCTGGCAGCATATCAGGAGGCAGATCTGAACGAGCTATCTTCATACCTGATATTTATGCTGTATCCCAAAGTGAATGGATCAACTCATTCTATAAACAAAATGGCTATTTAG AGTATGATGCTGTTGCTAGGCTTGGCATCCTGGATCCAAAAACATACCTTAAgaagatgtttaaaaatgaagGGCTGACTTATCTAACTACTTGTTGTGTTGGTAAAAGCATAATCAGTCAAATTGAGGCTGCTCTTGATGAAGCTCTCAACTCTGGAACTTGGGTTGATATATtg CCCATCTTACCTTCTGTATTTACCTCTGAAGATTGTCATGGCCTCATTGGGGCTGTTACAAAGAATATTGCTAAACAAGGATCTGTTGTACATGTGTATGGTGATGGTATACTTGTTAGTGATCCACTTATACAGACTTGTGAAAAAAGTTTTGATGCTCTCATGGAAACCAAAGCTAAagaa GATATTGCAAAAAGACCtcatttatttaatgttcaaCAATCCTCAAAAACTCCTTCTAAGAAAGAAACATCCAAGAGCAAACAAGATcggaaagaagataaaaagaaaaaatcaacatctg TTGGCAAATCAGGTGGTGGAACACAGGGACGTGAGACCAAGACGAAAAATGTTAAGAAGAAATACTTTACTGCCCATGAAGCAGATGATATGGACTACGAGGAAGAAGTTTCTGTAAAGACTGCAAGTTTGGAATTAGATTTTATAAGTACAGATGAGATGCAagatcatttaagaaaaattgagtGTCTCAAAGAAGCTCCTGATGAATTGGTGTCTATTCTTATTGATGAACttcataa acCTCTGACTAAAAAGTATCGTGAAGTGGCAAAGAATCTGTATGATGCTACCATTGCATCAACTGGCTCTTCTCGTCGCAAGCAGCATTCAGATTATCAAGAAAAATTCTCCACATTGCTTGGACATATTGTCATGTTTGAGAAAGCTATCAAGTTATTTTCTg ATGACGTTTCTTCTCAGTTGTgcaaacatttacaaaaaacTCTGTGCTCTGATCTTACAAATGCTGTTGTCTTATATCTTGCCCATGAACATGGAATACAAGGCTGTCCAGATTCTGAAGCATCGTTAGCACTAGAg caaaggcagaaaattataaataaatttcctgaAGAAATTCAAAAACCACTTTCAAAACTACATAGTTCTCTGAATGCAAag TCTTTGGAAGATTTCCATTCATCCATCGATGTTGCATTAGGAGTTGGAATCTGTGATATGATAATTAGAAGACCTGATAAGAAAAAAGAGCG GCTAATTTTGGCAAATCACCGTCAGTCACTTCTGTCCCAATTAAATGAGGCTGAGGATCCAGCTCTGTGCCTGCACTTAGCTGCCCTTCTCATCTTCCAGTCACATACGCACACAATGTTGCATGCCTCTGGCAAATTTGTACCGCATATTATTGGATTTTTACAAAGACAGTTGCCTAATGACCTGTACCAACTTCTTGCTACTTATCAAG